A window from SAR202 cluster bacterium encodes these proteins:
- a CDS encoding MFS transporter, with translation MPSPITRLKASPNYKWWATTAMAIGTLITVADTGLVSVALPTIADRFDTDLPTVQWLATGYLVAISALLMPMGRLSDMIGRKRVYLWGLTVFTVASGLAALSPNLGMLIFFRFLQGAGLGMVQGNQMAIMTSIFPPEERGKALGIHMTMVGAALIIGPAIGGVLVDTLGWQSVFYVNLPLGVVCILPGLLVLEESRVTHRGAGSAHEGYDWAGAALSSMALLTFLLGMTNPWKWDSIYRSMLLVSSALSLGLFVAWEKRAKAPMLDVSLFKEAVFSLSVSARSIAFITSSTVLFLIPFYLQGVAGYSPGESGVIMTTVAFGMVVVGPLAGRYSDRFGWRPFNVGGAALSAGGLFILSRVDENSALALAMAGIIMQSCGMGMFTAPNTSSILSVVPKERYGVISGFVQLLRTGSNVTGIAISTVIIASTMRGQGFEPNLGSVSEGGDAAVASAFADGLKTVYLVMASIQLAAVALSLVKGGGVRVKSPAPQPAAPGAGGA, from the coding sequence AAGCCAGCCCCAACTACAAGTGGTGGGCTACCACCGCCATGGCCATCGGCACGCTCATAACCGTGGCTGACACGGGCCTGGTCAGCGTTGCCCTGCCCACCATTGCCGACCGCTTCGACACAGATCTCCCCACCGTGCAATGGCTGGCCACGGGCTACCTGGTGGCCATCAGCGCCCTGTTGATGCCCATGGGCCGCCTGTCCGACATGATAGGCCGCAAGCGAGTGTACCTGTGGGGCCTGACGGTCTTCACCGTCGCGTCAGGCCTGGCGGCCCTATCGCCAAACCTGGGCATGCTCATCTTCTTCCGGTTCTTGCAGGGCGCGGGCCTGGGCATGGTCCAGGGCAACCAGATGGCGATTATGACCTCCATCTTCCCGCCTGAGGAGCGGGGCAAGGCCCTGGGCATTCACATGACTATGGTGGGCGCGGCGCTGATCATTGGCCCAGCCATCGGCGGCGTGCTGGTGGACACGCTGGGCTGGCAGTCCGTCTTCTACGTAAATCTGCCGCTGGGTGTGGTCTGCATTCTGCCAGGGTTGCTGGTGCTGGAGGAGTCGAGGGTGACGCACCGGGGGGCGGGCAGCGCCCACGAGGGGTACGACTGGGCCGGGGCCGCTCTGTCGTCGATGGCGCTGTTGACCTTCCTCCTGGGCATGACCAACCCCTGGAAATGGGATTCTATCTATCGATCGATGCTGCTGGTGTCCAGCGCGTTGTCGCTGGGGCTGTTCGTGGCCTGGGAGAAACGCGCCAAAGCGCCTATGCTGGACGTATCTTTGTTCAAGGAGGCGGTGTTCTCTCTGAGCGTCAGCGCCCGTTCCATTGCCTTCATCACCTCCTCCACCGTACTTTTCCTCATCCCCTTCTATCTGCAGGGCGTCGCGGGCTACAGCCCGGGGGAGTCCGGCGTCATTATGACTACGGTAGCCTTTGGCATGGTGGTCGTCGGCCCGCTGGCCGGCCGGTACTCGGACCGATTTGGCTGGCGGCCCTTTAACGTCGGCGGCGCGGCGCTTTCGGCGGGAGGACTGTTCATACTGTCGCGCGTCGACGAAAACTCGGCCCTGGCTCTGGCTATGGCGGGCATTATTATGCAGAGCTGCGGCATGGGCATGTTCACCGCTCCCAACACCAGCTCTATTCTCAGTGTAGTGCCTAAAGAGAGATACGGCGTCATCTCCGGCTTTGTGCAACTCCTACGGACAGGCTCCAACGTCACGGGCATAGCCATCTCCACCGTCATCATCGCCTCTACCATGCGCGGCCAGGGTTTCGAGCCGAATCTAGGCTCTGTGTCCGAGGGCGGCGACGCCGCGGTGGCCTCCGCCTTCGCCGACGGCCTCAAGACGGTCTACCTGGTGATGGCGTCAATACAGCTGGCGGCGGTGGCGCTGTCGCTGGTAAAGGGCGGCGGTGTGCGGGTCAAGTCGCCGGCGCCGCAGCCTGCCGCGCCGGGGGCTGGCGGGGCGTAG